GCCTTTCTTCTCCACGTCTAGCCGCAGTTGGGCGAACATTGCCCCAAATTCGTCAGCCACTGAAAGCGGTGGGCGCTGCTCTACAGCACGGTAGAAAGCTTGGATTTCGCGTTCGGCTTCTGCGACAATTTCCAGTGGGTCACGTTGGGCATCGTAGCCTAGCTGTGCTACACGAGTGCCGAGGTTAATTACCGTGCGCTGGCCAAATGCTTCCTGCAGGAGCCGGCAGTGGCCCTCGATGTGACCACCACCATTGATGTGCATAGTCAGTCCCGCCACGTACCCCACGCCGCCAGCGCGCTCCAGCGTGCCAGCCGTACGCAGGCGGTCTACTACCGTGAGCTGGTCAATGGGGCTCTGCTCTTCCGAGAGTAGGGCAATAGCGGTGAAAATCGCCTGATGCTTTTCACTGTAAAAAATCTTGGGATTCTGAATCAGGCTCAGCAGAATGCGGGCGGCATCCGCTTCGAGCATTGCGGCGCCGAGTACAGCGGCCTCGATGGCAAGCTTTTGGGGTGGCAGGTGTGCTGGGGTGCCCGGTGTGACGACACCAGTTGCGGCCGCACGCTGGGCACTGGCTTTGATTCGGGGATGAATAGAAGGTTGCATAAGAGAAATCTTTAGCGTGGACGGTAGGTAGCGGCTTGGCTAGGTGAGCCGCCAGCACGGGTAGGAATTGGGGCGGGCTGGCCAAACTTGAGTTTACCTGGGCCGCCGGTATCTGGCTTGTGGTCGATGAGGCGCTTCCAGCCAGCGCTGATGGATTCATTAATGATTTCGATAGCGCGGGACTCACTACCAGCCGCCTTGCGGCCTAACTCAGCCAGGTCAGTCTGCTCGTGACTATGGCCGCGGTGAGGCTTGCCGAGTTCAGCCAGGTACTTGCCCCACTGTGCCCAGGCCGCCCGGAAGACGAGTGAATCGAAAAGCGGCGCGAATTGCTCAGGCCAGGCCCCATCGTAGTCGCGGTAGGTAGTGAGGCGCGGCTGGGCGGCGGGCTCTTGGGGGGGCGCCGCAACGGGGGGCGCTAACTTCAAAAGTTCGGCTTTCAGCGAAGCGTTCTCGGTTTCGAGGTCGGCTATTTTTTTTTGAGCACACACCCACTGCTCGGGGGTAGGGGGAGTACTGGTTATTTGCTGGTAATGCTGGTCTCCATATACGCGCGACCCATTTTGTCTAGGTTGAGCGCCCATTTTGTCTAGGTTGGTAGACCCATTTTGTCTAGGTTGGGCTGGCTCAACCTGGACACTTTGGCTAGGTTCAGGGCTGTTTTTGTCTAGGTTGGCGCCCGAATTGTCTAGGTTCGCGGGCTCGATTTGTCTAGGTTCGTGACCACTTTTGTCTAAGTTGAGCGCTGCTACGGCCGCCCGCTGGGTGGCTTCGTCAGTGCCGACATAGCAGGCTCGAAGTGCTGAGCTGGCTCTTAGCTTACGGGCCTTGCCCTGTCCCTTACTCAGCAACAGGCCGCGGGCCTCCAGCGACGTGATAGTGCGCGACATGGTGCGCTCGGTTCCGCCAAGGGCCTGCACTAGGTACTCATTTTTAGCTGTGCACCAGCCTACCAACTCGCTGCTCTCAGCAAGTTGGCATACCTCAATAAGTACCACTTTTTCGGTACGCTTGAGGCTAGGCAGCGCATTGATGAATTGGCGAATGGGAAGCATGCGTTAGGCAGCGGAAAAGGAGTTGGGCGGCTGCCTGAGCCTGAGATTAGTAAATCGAGAAGGGCCGGCTAGTTGCCTTAAGGTATTGGGCTGACTCGCTTCAAGTTGGCGGCAGTTCGGCGGGTGTAATACCTGCCCGCAGCATCGCTTCGAACGCCGCTGGCAGCGCCTGTGGAACCCCAGCTGCGACGAGTTGCTCTAGTGTGCGGCCATAAGCTACCTGTTGGTCCAAAAAAGCTGCTGTAGCCGCTTTGGCCGGTTCCAGCCGGCGCAGCACCTGCCGACCTGACCAAGAGCCTACTCGCAGACCCTGCGCCACGGCATCACGGACGTATTGAGCTGGCGTGCGCGCAGTAAGGCACTTCATCACTGCCCGGTGGTGACGCATAATGTCGCCGGGGTCGTTATTTAGGCGTAGCAGCCGGGCGGCCGTAGCCTTTACTCGCTGCACCTGCACCTCCGCCTTTATGAAGTCGGGGAGGAGCGTAGCTGCTGGCTGTGGCGCGCGTAGCTGGGCTTCCATGCGGTCGAACTGCGCGATGTATCCTTGCTTGAATTCTGCTGCTTGACGGCCAGTGAAGCCCATCGCCAAGAATGTGAAGCCCACCCGCGTCATTAGAACAGCTCGTTGGTGCTTGCCTCGCCCATCCAAGTAAGTTGACGGCCCAAAATTCAGCCGCGAAAATTCAGCATCGCATTCCAACCGGTCAATAGCTTGGAGTACGTTTTTATGCTTTTTGCTGAAAGCCTTGGCCACGCGCAACGAGTCCGTGATGGGCGTGCCCTTCGGAGAGAAATAGACCAAAATACTCATGTAGTTCTTCGACGAGTAGGTGATAAAATCCCGGCTGGTGCGACAGTAGGAGCCCAGGCTTTCTGGGCGGGCGAAGGCGAAAACAGCACGCAGGTCGATCGACCTGCGTGGCTTGTTGGAAGCTAGTAGCTAGCCACGGCGGCCAGCGTTTTAGAGAGAGTGGCTAGGAGCTGCTTAGGGCTGTCCGAATCCTGTATCACTTCATACAGCTGACGCATAGATCGAAGCATAGCATACTCACCTGGTTCCTCGGCTTCCGCCAGAATCTGTACTAGTAGCCGGCAAACCATATCCTTCTCTTCCTCAAGCTGCAGCCCTGGGTCACGCGTTGCCTTATGCATTTGCGCTTGCAGTTTTTCACCATCTACTAAAGCCTGGTCGACCAAGCCCTTTGTATTTACCCAGACCTCTACCGCTTGCTTGACGCGGACATAGTCTTCATGCAGGCGAAGCCAGGGTGTTTGCGCACTCGTGAGGTGTGCCAGCAGGAGTCTACCTCCTGCCGCCCATACCAGGTATCAGAAAAGAACTCGGGGGTTTCCCGAATGGTCTTCGTAATCAGCTGCCGTAGCTCGGCTTTTTCAGTAATCTCGGCGCGCGCTATTTCTTCCAATAGGTGCTCCTGAAGCTGGTTGGCAGCATTCATGGTAACCAGAGAATCGAGGGCTTTGCGGAATTTGGATTTATCCTGCCAATCGAGGCGGGAATTATCTATCATGAATCGGATAGAGTCGCGTTGTACGGGTAGTACAGGCTGAGTAGTAGCTAAAGCCTGGGCCGCCTGGAAGGGATTAGCGGGGCGGATGTTAGGCGCAGTAATTATTTGAAAAGCGTGCATTTTCTTTGTAGTAGATTGTGGGGTTTTTGAAAATCCTATCGAGGCGAGCGGCCGGCCAGGGCTGCTCGCCTCATTTTTTGAATGTGACTAGGCTATGCTAGGGTGATAGAGCGGCTGGCTCGGAATGAATGCAGGTTAGTAGAATCATGGTGCTGGAATTAAGTGAGGTGAAAAATGGGCAAAGCAGTGGCAAGGCCAGGGTGCTGGCGTAGGGTATCAAAAGCCCTGTGTGGCTCTAATTGGGTCAGTTATTGATTTGCTTGCAGAGGAGGTAGACCAGCCTCGAAGCGGCGAACGTCGCGCTCACTACTGCGATAGGCCTTCTTCGCAGCGCAGAAGTAGCCTAGGCGGCCGCTGGTAATGAGTTCGCGGATTGAGCGCTCTGAAAGCTGAAGCCGCTCGGTAAGTAATCCGCTGAAAGGCAAGTCGGGATTGCCTTCACCATCAACGCGATACACTACACTCTGCATAATAGCGTCTGCTCGCGCCTGTGCCTCTACCGCCTGTTGGTTTTTAAGTAGTTCGACAACTACAGCGGCGTCCTGAATCTCCAATAAGCCATTAGCCATAGTAAAGCGTATTGGCGGTAGTGCTAATGCAGCCCCAGCCACCGTAGTAGCAGGCGGCGCAGCATTACCTACTCGGCGGCGGGCGGTAGGGGACTGCATCTGGCTAGGCGACTTGGGCTGTAGGAAAGAGTTTAGCCAGTTGCTGTGCGGCAGCTAATGCACCTGAAGCTTCAGCGCGAGCCAGGGCCAAACGCACTGCTGGATGTCCCGGAAGACCTCGGCGAATAGCCGAGCTGGCAGCCCCATGTGAAAGATTTAATTCTTTTGCTATAGCTCCAATATCGCCAGGCGCTAGTAGAGCGCTTAGACCAGTTGCATTTTCCATAGTAGCAATTGCTAAAAAGTGCTTATCATTGCGTATCGATTGCAAAGATAGCAGAAATTGCTTCTGCTCCAAGTAAAAGCAAGGGTCGTGCAAGAAAATGCTTGAAATAAATGAAGTAGATACAATCAGCAAGCGTATTGTTAAGCTTGTAGATTACTTCTGCAAAGGCAATAAAACCGCTTTTGGCAGGGCAGCAGATATACAATCAGGCGTTCTGGCTGGGATAGTAGGCGAGAGGGGTAGTAAGCCGGGATTTGAGCTTCTGCAAAAAATGCTGACAGCATATCCCACTGTATCACCTGATTGGTTATTGTTCGGCCACGGGCGTATGTTACGTAAAGTGGTCGATAGCGAAAAGGATTATATCGGCCACATCGGTAGGTTTCCAGTCAAATCAGCTCGCGATAATCCTGAAGTGCCAATTATTGCGGGCAATCAGCATAATAGGCTTAAATGGGACTACCTGCCTCGAAGGGATGATGAATTGCCCAATAAGGAAGAAGAGGCGACCTATGCGTTGTCTAATACTCCCTACGCCTACGAGTCATTGTCCTTACCTGCTTCCATGCTGAAGCCTGGGTTATCTCGCGCCTTTCCAATTTCTGACGCTAGTATGGAACCCAGTTTCGGTGAGGGAGACCTGATTATCGCTACTCAATTACAAAATATTGACTGGACCACATTTCCTAGGGAAAGTGATAGTCATGCCGTAATAGACACTTTTCCAGTATGTGTAGTTGAAGTCTGGTCTGAGAAATGGCGCTCGATAGAGATTGGCCGATTCTGCATTGATGCGACAGGAAAATCGCTTATATGCTTCAAAGACAATAGATTTTTTCACGGTCAATATATCCCTCTTAACTATGTTAAGGAAATATGGGAATTCAACAGCTTTTTGTCTAAGCGGGCACTGAATCCTGCTCAAGAGCTGGTTTATAAAACAAGTCAGCTAGAACAACAGCTTCTACAAGCTAAAAAAAGTGCTAGTTTATATATTCGACTAAAGCATAGGATTCGAGAATTGATTCTGGCGTGGAACACCTCTATGAAGACGTTGAGTCAGGATTTCAACGATTACAAGGATGATGAACAGGTACGTCAGTATTATTCAACGGAGGTTGGTATAATCGATGACGAGGAGGAATATGGCCTTAAATTGCTTAGTATCATTCATCCCCTAATAATTGAGCTTACACCAACGCTAGAAGCTGATTCTGCTAGACTTAAAGTACTTAAACGCGAACCTGGCATGCCACCACCATTAAGTGGAGGTGATAATAAATAGCTGCTGGTCATTGAGTTGTTTAGGTGCTATGCAGAAAAATCACCTTTCAATACTTATCCGCCAGATAAATAAAAGCGAAGTATACAAGTTTTGCACAGTATGGAACTCATCTTCCGCCAGCGCCTCGACCGCCCCGATAAAGCCGGCCGGGCTACCGTCTTCGGGGACCTGCATTGGGCCGGTGGGCACCGAGGCTAGCCCACACCATTATTACCGTGTCAAACGTGCCGGCTGTAGCTGGTACACCTCTTTTGCTAGCTCATGCCCGTCCGTTTCTACCTGCACACCAAAACCTACTCCGATGGCCGGCGGCCCATCTACCTTGATGCGCGCTGGGGCCGTGGGGCAGCCAGCGACGGCAAGGCGGAGGCGCGCCTGCGCACCAGCACCGGGCAGAGCTGCCAACCAGCCAATTGGAACTCCGATAAAGAGCGCATTAAATCGGCCGAGCCAGGCTACGCGAAGGCCAACAATGAGCTAGCGAAGCTGGAGGCCGCTGCAGGTAATCACATTGAACGGGCTGAGCTTGATGCCGCTGCTCTAACTCCCGAGCAGCTGACAGCGCTGCTAAAGCCCGCCGCGGTGGCCCGTAAGGCTGCCGCGCTCCCTACGCAGGGACCCTCGACCGCCGGCGCGGTCCCTAGTCCGGTAACCATGGCCAGCCTCTACGCCCAATGGCAACACGCTTACCGTGGGCGCCGCGCGGCCAAAACACTTAGCGGGCCCCAGGGCCTGATTGACCAGCTCGAGCGCTTCCGGCCTGGCCTGACCCCACTTGACTTTAAGCCCGACGCCTCGGGCCGTTGCGAGGTGCTACAGGACTTCTGCGTGTACTGCATGGAGCAAGCAAAGGGGCGCACCGGTGACGTGGGCCTATTCAACAATACCATTAGCTCCTACCTCAAGCGCCTGCGCAAGCTGCTCAAGTTTGGCCGCTACGACTACGAGTGGATAGAGGACGAGTACAGCGAGGATGTCGACCGTGAGCCGCTCACGTTTTCAGAGGTGCTGCAGCTGGCCCAGCACGAGGTGGTAGAGTGGCGGGAGGGCGGCAACAAGCACAGCCTGCGCGCCGGTATCCGGGATGTGTTCGTCTTCATCTGCCTAACGGGTCCGCGCTACGGCTCGCTACTCGAAGTCGGACCCGATGCCGTAGTGTTCGACCACTTGGCCGGCGCCGAGGTGCCGGTGCTGGAGTACTATACCTATAAGAACCGGCGCAACAAGGAAAAAGTACGCGTGCCGCTCGACGAGCTGGCCTACGCCATCTGGCAGCGCTACGACGGGAAGCTGCCGGTGCCGAGCTTGGGGAAATTCAACGAGGCGATTAAGCAGCTCTGCCGGGAGGCCGGGCTAACGCGCACGGTGAAGGTGCTGCGGGGGAGTGGCGCCAAACGGTTGGAGGAGCGCCAGCCGCTCTGGCAAACCGTATCCGCCCACATCGGCCGTTATACGTTCATTACCACCCAGCACGAGGGCGGGGCTGATATCGTGAGCATTCAGGATACTGTCGGGCACGCTGATATCAACACCACCCGCAAGTACACGAAGTCGCGCGAAAAGGACCGTCTCACCACCACGCGCGGAGCCTTCACGACACTGCGTAACCGGCAGTCTTAGTCCGGTGTGCCCGCCTGGTGTGCCCGTTTGACGGTAAATATGTGCCGGAACGTGCTGACAATAGGTTGAGCAAGGCAGGTGCTTTCTAGCGATGGTCAAAAGTGGCGGCAGGTTCCGGCAGGGACCAGAAAAGCGGTTAGTCCAGGAGGGAGCGCTACTACCTTGAATGCCCGCCCTAACCGGTGGGCATTCTTCGTTTCCAGGCTGTAGGGGCCCTTTTCGGGGTTGGTTAGTCGGGTGTTATCGGTTATCTTTGGTTCATAACAAGGGCGGAAACTGAGGCGAAAGCCAGGGCGATGTCATATAGCTTAGCATATGAGCCGGGCGCCTGGCAGAGGAGCGGGACCGGTGGCTGTTTCAGTTATTCAGCGGGCGGCGGTACGAAGACCTGGAGAAGTTCGACAAGCGCGAGCGAATCAGCCTGACGCTGGAAGATAGCAGCCAAGTGTCGGCGCTACTGCATGCGCAGGGAAAGACGGGCAATGATGCGACGGTACCGCTGCCACCCATTTCGGTGAAGATTGAGGAGCGGTGGGGCTGGAAATTTTCGGCCCGCAACTGGCAGCAGCGCGGCGAATGGATTAAGGAAATTGCGAAAGGTACAGGACTAACCCGAGAGTGAGATGACCGATTGATTACGGGCGGCAAAGTGGTGCACAACTGGCGGCCCATCTGGCAGGTCATTGGCACCCACACGGCGCGGCACACGGCCGGCACGCTGCTCAAGCAGGTGAGTAATGGAAGTAAGGCGCTGGCTAAGCTTGTGCTCGGGCACGCCGATGAGAGCGTAACGGACCGGTACACGAAGGATAGGGCCCGGCTACTGGCGCCGGCGATACTAGATGCGACAGGCGGAGCTGGGCGGGTGGTATGATGCCGACCCGCCGCGGTAGGACGGCACAGCGGAAGGCTCAAGGGGAACCAAGCATCGCATCCGCTTGGTTGGCCAGAAGCCTGCTGCTTTCCGTTTCAATCGACTACTTTTAAGGCGAGGTTCGCGTTAGAGAAAAGCACTTGGCAGCGAAATCATCGTGCCGCGCTGGCTTTCTTTTTCCCGGACTCGTATAGCCCCCTCATTACCTATTCACACCCTGCAATGCCCCTGGAACACCTGCTTGCCACCGTCGGGCACATTGCGGCCACCACCGTTACCGAAGAAGCCCCGAGTATTGATGGCAATGGGCAATGGCCCGAGCACAGCATTCGGGCGCTGCAGCACGCCGGGCTGGGCGGCCTGGTGGTGGCGCCGGAGTTCGGTGGGCACGGGCAGGGCCTGTTTGCCCTCACGCGGGCCTGCGAGCTGCTGGGCGAGGTGTCGGCCTCGGCGGCGCTGTGCTATGGCATGCACTGCGTGGGCACGGCCGTTATCGGCTCGAAGGCCACGCCGCGGCAGCAGCAGGAGTTTCTGCGGCCCATTGCGGCCGGCGAGCACCTGACCACGCTGGCCCTGAGCGAGCCGGGCACGGGCGCGCATTTTTATTTTCCGCAGACGCAGCTGCTGGCGTTGTCGGAAGACGAATACCTGGTGAACGGCAGCAAAAGCTTTGTGACCAACGGCGGACGCGCCGATTCCTACGTGCTGTCGACGGTGGGCGTGGACCCCGAGGCGGCCCGTGATGGATTTTCCTGCCTGGTGGTGCCCAACACCACGGCGGGGCTGGAGTGGGGCCCGGAGTGGAAGGGTATTGGTATGCGCGGCAACTCGTCGCGCTCGTTGCTGCTCAAGGACGTGCCGGTGCCGGCGCAGTACTTGCTGGGAGAGCACGGCGACCAACTCTGGTACATTTTTCAGGTGGTGGCGCCGTATTTCCTGACGGCGATGGCCGGTACTTACCTGGGCATTGCGCAGGCGGCATTCAACGAGGCGCGGCAGTACTTGGTGGAGCGCGCCTACCGCCACAGTGGGGCCACGCTGAGCCAGAACGGGCTGCTGCAGCACCGGCTGGGCATGATGTGGTCGAACATCGAGCGCACGCGCCAGCTGCTCTACCACGCCACCCGCCTGGGCGATGCCGGCGATCCGGGGGCGGTGCTGCCCATCCTCTCGGCCAAGGCGGAAATGGGGCACTGCTGCGTGGAGGTGGTGAACGAGGCCATGACCCTGATGGGGGGCAGCTCCTACGGGCAAAGCTCGCGGCTGGAAGTGCTGCTGCGCGACTCGCGCGCCGCGCACGTAATGGCGCCCACCACCGACATTCTGTACACGTGGCTGGGCCGGGCCCTGCTGGGCCAACCCCTGCTGGAAGAGTAATGCCGGCGGGACGCATCCTGTACGCGGGCCTGCGCGACGACACCCTGGCGCTGCTGCAACAGCGGCTGGCCGACGCGGTGC
The sequence above is drawn from the Hymenobacter baengnokdamensis genome and encodes:
- a CDS encoding acyl-CoA dehydrogenase family protein, encoding MPLEHLLATVGHIAATTVTEEAPSIDGNGQWPEHSIRALQHAGLGGLVVAPEFGGHGQGLFALTRACELLGEVSASAALCYGMHCVGTAVIGSKATPRQQQEFLRPIAAGEHLTTLALSEPGTGAHFYFPQTQLLALSEDEYLVNGSKSFVTNGGRADSYVLSTVGVDPEAARDGFSCLVVPNTTAGLEWGPEWKGIGMRGNSSRSLLLKDVPVPAQYLLGEHGDQLWYIFQVVAPYFLTAMAGTYLGIAQAAFNEARQYLVERAYRHSGATLSQNGLLQHRLGMMWSNIERTRQLLYHATRLGDAGDPGAVLPILSAKAEMGHCCVEVVNEAMTLMGGSSYGQSSRLEVLLRDSRAAHVMAPTTDILYTWLGRALLGQPLLEE
- a CDS encoding site-specific integrase, translating into MVHNWRPIWQVIGTHTARHTAGTLLKQVSNGSKALAKLVLGHADESVTDRYTKDRARLLAPAILDATGGAGRVV
- a CDS encoding Rha family transcriptional regulator, coding for MSILVYFSPKGTPITDSLRVAKAFSKKHKNVLQAIDRLECDAEFSRLNFGPSTYLDGRGKHQRAVLMTRVGFTFLAMGFTGRQAAEFKQGYIAQFDRMEAQLRAPQPAATLLPDFIKAEVQVQRVKATAARLLRLNNDPGDIMRHHRAVMKCLTARTPAQYVRDAVAQGLRVGSWSGRQVLRRLEPAKAATAAFLDQQVAYGRTLEQLVAAGVPQALPAAFEAMLRAGITPAELPPT
- a CDS encoding tyrosine-type recombinase/integrase codes for the protein MPVRFYLHTKTYSDGRRPIYLDARWGRGAASDGKAEARLRTSTGQSCQPANWNSDKERIKSAEPGYAKANNELAKLEAAAGNHIERAELDAAALTPEQLTALLKPAAVARKAAALPTQGPSTAGAVPSPVTMASLYAQWQHAYRGRRAAKTLSGPQGLIDQLERFRPGLTPLDFKPDASGRCEVLQDFCVYCMEQAKGRTGDVGLFNNTISSYLKRLRKLLKFGRYDYEWIEDEYSEDVDREPLTFSEVLQLAQHEVVEWREGGNKHSLRAGIRDVFVFICLTGPRYGSLLEVGPDAVVFDHLAGAEVPVLEYYTYKNRRNKEKVRVPLDELAYAIWQRYDGKLPVPSLGKFNEAIKQLCREAGLTRTVKVLRGSGAKRLEERQPLWQTVSAHIGRYTFITTQHEGGADIVSIQDTVGHADINTTRKYTKSREKDRLTTTRGAFTTLRNRQS